The segment CTGCACCGGCCGGAGCGCGTCGACACACTCGTCCTGCTCGATCCCCCTTCGTGTTTCGCTGGCATGCGCCTGGCGTACCTTCTGCACGCGGTGCCTCTTCTGGTGCGACCGACTCGCGAACGAATGCGTTCTCTGATCCGGTGGGAAACGCAGAAGGCGGCACTCGACGCCGACTGGCTCGATCTCACCGAGCGAGGCACGGACTTCCCATCGACGAAACCGGTGGTTCCGCGCCGCCCTAAGGGGAATCGATGGGCGACGCTGTCCGCGGACATTACCGTCGTCCTCGCCGGTGATAGTAAGGTGCACAACAGTTCTCGTGTTGTCGACACTGTCGGGAAGGTTCTCCCGAACGCACGCACCGTCGTCCTGACCGGCTGCAGTCACCACATGTTGCCGATGCTGCCGGCCGGGGAACTCGATGCCGTGTTGCTGAGCGCCCTGGGCTGACACATGGCGACTGACTACCGCGAGCCGTGTTCGAAGCAGCGATGAAGAAGCAAGATCCGACAGATCGGTTCCGGTGATCTCGTCGGAAAGGTGGATCCGGTAGCGGAACGTGTTCGGGTGCATTTGGCGGCGTCCGGGAGCCTGGGTGTTGTCGGCGGTGCGCTGATCGTTCATCGAATCGTCGGCATCCCAGGCTCTTTGGTGCATGCGGTATGGCGTTCTGTCGCGTTACGTTTGTTTCGGAGAAAGGTCAGGGTGATGTCAATGCCCTCGATCTCACCGAACCGTCCTTGCGCTTCGGCTTGTTGGCACCGCAATACAGGGGACATCGTAAATATCGGAGACCGCTTCACCCGGCGCACCCGGCATCGTCGTCGTGCGCGAAATCCAAGACGGAGGGCTCGTCCATCGCGAAAAACGAAACACCCGGCCCCGGCGTCTACCACTGACTTTGTCAAACCCGGCACGCTCGTTCCGTCACCAGCTGACCGCGCCAGCAGGTGAAAGCCATGAGATCCTTCACTTGAAGTGCCACACTGGGTGCCCCGACAGCGGACAAACCGCGACGCACGGACAAGGGGGCACCCATGGCGCTTGCGCTGAACGACATCGATACCTTCAACCCGCACTGGACCGCCGCACTGCTGTTCGTACTCGCGGCCGCCATCGCAATCACCCTCACCTGGTGGTTCTTCGGCAGCGACAGCTAGGCCACGCTCAAACATCCGCCGCTGGAAAGAACCGCCCCTGATGCCCGCTCGAGCATTGGGTCACCAGGATCATCGGCGACTCCGGCACCCATCGGAGCCAGTAGCTGGTTTTCTCGGTCCTAGACCTGCAGGGCAAGCCACAGGCCGGCCACGGCACTGACGATGGTCAGCGGAGTCGTAATGACGCCCAACACTGTGAAGGTGCGTAGATCTGCCGGCTCGTCGTTGGCCGATGCGACGCGTCGCCACAGCATGATTGCCAGCGACCCGACGTAGGTGAGATTGGGGCCGAGGTTCACCCCGATCACCATGGCCAACAACAGAGCCGGGGGAGCGTCGGCTCCGAACGCCGCCAGCAGCAGCAGCGTCGCGGGCAGGTTGTTGACGATGTTCGACGCCACCGCCGCGATGGCAGCGGCCGCGAGGAGCGACGCGAAGGTGGTGTCGGACGGCAGGATTCG is part of the Rhodococcus sp. SBT000017 genome and harbors:
- a CDS encoding alpha/beta fold hydrolase, coding for MSRFSDSPVVEGFFSAYDRVLAKWPLPIDTIDVESDYGTTRVNASGPLDGPPVVLLPGGGATSTVWFANVAALARRNRVFAIDPMGEPGRSVVGGKPIRTVDELMSWLDQVLETLEVVRTSAVGHGYGAMVALECALHRPERVDTLVLLDPPSCFAGMRLAYLLHAVPLLVRPTRERMRSLIRWETQKAALDADWLDLTERGTDFPSTKPVVPRRPKGNRWATLSADITVVLAGDSKVHNSSRVVDTVGKVLPNARTVVLTGCSHHMLPMLPAGELDAVLLSALG